One Sphingomonas sp. SUN039 genomic window carries:
- a CDS encoding DUF885 family protein — MTTATGFTFTRRALLSTGSVAAGMAATPVLAKAAAKAARPATFRQTIDGFAEEVLKFSPETATSLGVDTGARAGLRAKLSDGSEAGNARFALAAGNMMARLRKIDRKTLPPADQLRWDTVHYALESAEMAKPFFYASAGQGFSGGTSPYAVTQQSGAIANTPEFLDSQHPINTSADAEAYLSRVAALAKQLDDETAQIRRDSRRGVMPPDFIAKTVLTQLGGFRAAAAADQKLVTSIATRTAAKGIKGDWGARAQKLVETMVYPALDREIAAFKAATASAPHDAGVQRLPMGDAYYAWALRLGTTTTQTPAEIHKIGLAQNEELKSRMDALLRKQGMTSGTVGERVQALNKDPKQLFSDDDAGRAALIAYCNAKIAAIRPILPKISHLGLKADVMVKRVPQDIQDGAALGYMNFASLDGSRPAIYYINLKSTTLWPKYQIATLTAHEGVPGHTYQGAYLAEHHAEIPLIASLIGFNAFVEGWALYAEQLVDEAGLYADDPFSQLGYLQAQQFRACRLVADTGLHAMHWTREQTVAFLTEQTGKGTGAMTSETDRYCVAPGQACGYKTGHNEILRLRAVAQAALGPKFDLAAFNDTLIKTGGVPLSVLPAAVDGYVRGVRG; from the coding sequence ATGACCACTGCGACCGGCTTCACCTTTACGCGCCGCGCTCTTCTCTCCACCGGATCGGTTGCCGCCGGGATGGCCGCAACGCCCGTTCTCGCCAAGGCAGCGGCAAAGGCCGCCAGGCCCGCAACTTTCCGCCAGACCATCGACGGCTTTGCCGAGGAAGTGCTGAAATTCTCGCCCGAAACCGCGACGTCACTGGGCGTCGATACCGGCGCGCGCGCGGGGCTGCGGGCGAAACTGTCGGACGGATCGGAGGCGGGCAATGCGCGCTTCGCTCTTGCCGCTGGGAACATGATGGCGCGGCTGCGCAAGATCGACCGCAAGACGCTTCCCCCCGCCGACCAGCTCCGCTGGGACACGGTGCATTACGCGCTGGAAAGTGCGGAAATGGCCAAACCGTTCTTCTACGCCAGCGCCGGACAGGGGTTCAGCGGCGGCACCTCGCCCTATGCGGTGACGCAGCAGAGCGGTGCCATCGCGAACACGCCCGAATTCCTCGATTCGCAGCACCCGATCAACACGTCCGCCGATGCCGAGGCGTATCTGTCGCGCGTCGCGGCGCTGGCAAAGCAACTCGACGACGAGACCGCCCAGATCCGGCGCGATTCGCGGCGCGGTGTGATGCCGCCCGATTTCATCGCGAAAACCGTGCTGACGCAGCTCGGCGGTTTCCGCGCCGCCGCTGCGGCCGACCAGAAGCTCGTCACCTCGATCGCCACCCGCACCGCCGCCAAGGGGATCAAGGGCGATTGGGGCGCGCGCGCGCAGAAACTGGTCGAGACGATGGTCTATCCCGCGCTCGACCGCGAGATTGCCGCGTTCAAGGCTGCGACCGCCAGCGCGCCGCACGACGCGGGTGTCCAGCGCCTGCCGATGGGCGATGCGTACTACGCCTGGGCGCTGCGCCTCGGCACCACGACGACGCAGACCCCCGCCGAAATCCACAAGATCGGCCTCGCCCAGAACGAGGAACTCAAAAGCCGGATGGACGCGCTGCTCCGCAAGCAGGGCATGACCAGCGGCACGGTCGGCGAGCGGGTGCAGGCGCTGAACAAGGACCCCAAGCAACTGTTCAGCGACGACGATGCGGGCCGCGCGGCGCTCATCGCCTATTGCAATGCCAAGATCGCGGCGATCCGCCCGATCCTGCCGAAGATTTCGCATCTGGGCCTGAAGGCCGATGTGATGGTCAAGCGCGTTCCGCAAGATATTCAGGACGGCGCGGCGCTCGGCTATATGAACTTCGCGTCATTGGACGGCTCGCGCCCGGCGATTTACTACATCAACCTGAAATCGACGACGCTCTGGCCGAAATACCAGATCGCGACCCTGACCGCGCATGAGGGCGTGCCGGGGCACACCTATCAGGGTGCGTATCTGGCCGAGCACCACGCCGAAATCCCACTGATCGCGTCGCTGATCGGGTTCAACGCGTTCGTCGAGGGCTGGGCGCTGTATGCCGAACAGCTGGTCGATGAGGCCGGGCTGTACGCAGACGATCCCTTCTCGCAGCTCGGCTATCTGCAGGCGCAACAGTTCCGCGCGTGCCGCCTCGTCGCCGATACCGGCCTGCACGCGATGCACTGGACCCGCGAACAGACGGTGGCGTTCCTGACCGAACAGACCGGCAAGGGCACAGGCGCCATGACCAGCGAAACCGACCGCTATTGCGTCGCGCCGGGGCAGGCCTGCGGGTACAAGACCGGCCACAACGAAATCCTGCGCCTGCGCGCGGTGGCGCAGGCGGCGCTGGGGCCGAAGTTCGACCTGGCGGCGTTCAACGACACGCTGATCAAGACCGGCGGCGTGCCACTGTCGGTGTTGCCGGCCGCGGTGGACGGGTATGTGCGAGGGGTGCGGGGGTAG
- a CDS encoding DMT family transporter → MQQTHRPADRPLAGIGIRVVATLLLTSMFAFAKLAQGYGVNIVELVFFRQFIAILPVLLLVLAGPGLASLRTSRPWMHASRTAVGTTGMVLNFLTVSLLPLAETQALWFTTPLFATILSAMVLHEAVGRHRWSAVALGFVGVLIVVQPQSGHLPIIGAVTGLTSALLTGFVTILLRQLGRTEPALTTVFWFFTMSSLPLAFVMPWFVQSHPPVVWVLLIGMGIVGGLGQVALTLSLRYAPVSALAPVDYASLIWSTLFGVLLFAEIPTVWTWVGAPIIIASGLYIVWREHRLRLANTLAASAAEA, encoded by the coding sequence ATGCAGCAAACCCATCGTCCGGCGGATCGTCCGCTTGCCGGAATCGGCATCCGGGTGGTGGCAACGCTGTTGCTGACGTCGATGTTTGCCTTCGCCAAGCTGGCCCAGGGGTACGGCGTCAACATCGTCGAGCTGGTGTTCTTTCGTCAGTTCATTGCGATCCTGCCGGTGCTGCTGCTCGTGCTCGCGGGCCCCGGACTCGCCTCGCTCCGGACAAGCCGGCCGTGGATGCACGCGTCGCGGACCGCCGTCGGTACGACCGGCATGGTCCTGAATTTCCTGACCGTCAGCCTGCTCCCGCTCGCCGAGACGCAGGCGTTGTGGTTTACGACGCCGCTGTTCGCGACGATCCTGTCGGCCATGGTCCTGCACGAAGCGGTAGGTCGCCACCGCTGGAGCGCGGTCGCGCTAGGGTTCGTCGGCGTGCTGATCGTGGTCCAGCCGCAATCGGGGCACCTGCCCATCATCGGCGCGGTTACCGGCCTGACATCGGCGCTGCTGACCGGCTTTGTCACGATCCTGCTGCGCCAGCTCGGTCGCACCGAACCGGCGCTGACCACCGTGTTCTGGTTTTTCACCATGTCGTCGCTGCCGCTCGCCTTTGTCATGCCGTGGTTCGTGCAGAGCCATCCGCCGGTGGTCTGGGTGCTGCTGATCGGCATGGGTATTGTCGGCGGGCTGGGCCAGGTCGCGCTGACGCTGTCGCTCCGCTATGCGCCGGTCTCGGCGCTGGCACCGGTCGATTATGCCAGCCTGATCTGGTCGACCCTGTTCGGCGTCTTGCTGTTCGCCGAGATTCCCACGGTTTGGACCTGGGTCGGCGCACCGATCATCATTGCCAGTGGACTTTACATCGTGTGGCGCGAGCACCGGTTGCGGCTGGCGAATACCCTTGCGGCGTCGGCAGCGGAGGCATAG
- the gcvT gene encoding glycine cleavage system aminomethyltransferase GcvT — protein sequence MADDQHTATLPLPADAWHRAQGARMVPFAGYAMPIQYEGIVAEHLWTRENAGLFDVSHMGQLLITGAGAAEALEAILPSNIKEIGRDRVRYSLLLAEDGGILDDLMVTNRPDGLFVIVNGACKHDDIAYLREHLPDEVTINHIEDRALFAVQGPKAVDALRRLIPGCEAMFFMEASRFSWGDQLLEVSRSGYTGEDGFEVSVPVDYAESFAEVLCSLPEVKPVGLGARDSLRLEAGLPLYGHDLNDTVDPVEGNASFAIQKRRREEGGFPGADRILKALRDGPARKLAGFTVAGKMPVREGAPLFAGERQVGTVTSGGFSPSLDHPIGMALIDAAYSASGAVLDAEVRGRRVPVTTAAMPFVPHRYHRRGVA from the coding sequence GTGGCCGACGACCAACACACCGCAACATTGCCGCTTCCCGCCGACGCGTGGCACCGCGCCCAGGGCGCGCGGATGGTGCCCTTTGCGGGCTATGCGATGCCGATCCAGTATGAGGGGATCGTCGCCGAGCATCTGTGGACGCGCGAGAATGCGGGCCTGTTCGACGTGTCGCATATGGGGCAGTTGCTGATCACAGGGGCGGGTGCGGCGGAAGCGCTCGAAGCCATTCTGCCGAGCAATATCAAAGAGATCGGTCGCGACAGGGTTCGCTATTCGCTGTTGCTGGCCGAGGATGGCGGCATCCTTGACGATCTGATGGTCACCAACCGGCCCGACGGGCTGTTCGTCATCGTCAACGGCGCGTGCAAGCACGACGACATCGCCTATCTGCGCGAGCATCTGCCCGATGAGGTCACGATCAATCACATTGAGGACCGCGCGCTGTTCGCGGTGCAGGGGCCGAAGGCGGTCGACGCGCTGCGCCGCCTGATCCCCGGATGCGAGGCAATGTTCTTCATGGAGGCGAGCCGCTTTTCTTGGGGCGACCAGCTGCTCGAAGTCAGCCGGTCGGGGTACACCGGCGAGGACGGCTTCGAAGTGTCGGTTCCGGTGGATTATGCCGAGTCCTTCGCCGAAGTGCTCTGCTCGCTGCCGGAAGTGAAGCCGGTAGGCCTGGGCGCGCGCGATTCGTTGCGGCTGGAGGCCGGGCTGCCGCTTTACGGGCATGACCTGAACGACACGGTCGATCCGGTCGAGGGCAATGCGAGCTTCGCGATCCAGAAGCGGCGGCGCGAGGAGGGCGGCTTTCCGGGCGCGGACCGCATCCTGAAGGCGCTTCGCGATGGCCCCGCGCGCAAGCTTGCGGGCTTCACCGTCGCGGGCAAAATGCCCGTCCGCGAGGGCGCGCCGCTGTTCGCGGGCGAGCGCCAGGTCGGCACGGTCACTTCGGGCGGGTTCTCGCCCAGCCTCGATCATCCGATCGGCATGGCGCTGATCGACGCAGCGTACAGCGCGTCCGGCGCTGTGCTCGACGCCGAAGTGCGCGGGCGGCGCGTGCCGGTCACGACCGCCGCCATGCCCTTCGTTCCCCATCGCTATCACCGCAGAGGAGTCGCCTGA
- the gcvPA gene encoding aminomethyl-transferring glycine dehydrogenase subunit GcvPA: MRYLPLTDPDRDAMLRVIGAPNIDALFVDVPEDAQLTGPIRDLPDHMPEMLVERHFSDLARKNRAAANHPFFLGCGAYRHHVPASVDHLIQRGEFLTAYTPYQPEIAQGTLQMLFEFQTQVARLLGCDVANASMYDGSTACWEAIGMAARVTKRKRAILSSGLHPHYVSVAQTMAKFTGDVLDIATPELVAETDEARLLAAIDSETSCVVVQYPDILGRIADLSEVAAKAHEHGALLVAVVTEPVALGACRSPGEMGADIVVGEGQSLGVGLQFGGPYVGLFACKEKFVRQMPGRLCGETVDAEGKRGFVLTLSTREQHIRREKATSNICTNSGLCALAFSIHMTLLGEKGLRELAAVNHANACVAAERLTQIPGVELVTPTFFNEFTLKLPKEARPVVRAMADKGVLGGVSLGRLYPDGGGIENGLVVAVTETVSAEDIETFAATLTEALGAEALA; encoded by the coding sequence ATGCGCTACCTTCCCCTTACCGATCCCGACCGCGACGCGATGCTGCGCGTTATCGGTGCGCCCAACATCGACGCGCTCTTCGTCGATGTGCCTGAAGACGCGCAGCTGACAGGGCCGATCCGCGATCTGCCCGATCACATGCCCGAAATGCTGGTCGAGCGGCACTTCTCCGACCTTGCGCGCAAGAACCGCGCGGCGGCGAACCATCCGTTCTTCCTCGGCTGCGGCGCGTACCGCCACCATGTGCCCGCCAGCGTCGATCACCTGATCCAGCGCGGCGAGTTCCTGACCGCCTACACCCCCTATCAGCCCGAAATCGCGCAGGGCACGTTGCAGATGCTGTTCGAGTTCCAGACGCAGGTCGCGCGGCTGCTCGGCTGCGATGTGGCCAATGCCAGCATGTACGACGGCTCGACCGCGTGCTGGGAAGCCATCGGCATGGCCGCGCGGGTGACCAAACGCAAACGCGCGATCCTCTCGTCGGGCCTTCACCCGCATTATGTCAGCGTCGCGCAGACGATGGCGAAGTTTACCGGCGATGTCCTCGATATCGCCACGCCCGAACTGGTCGCCGAAACCGACGAGGCGCGGCTGCTCGCGGCGATCGACAGCGAGACGTCGTGTGTCGTCGTGCAATATCCCGACATTCTCGGGCGCATCGCCGATCTCAGCGAGGTCGCGGCCAAGGCGCATGAGCACGGCGCGTTGCTGGTCGCGGTCGTCACCGAGCCGGTGGCGCTGGGCGCTTGTCGGTCGCCGGGCGAAATGGGCGCAGATATCGTGGTGGGCGAGGGACAGTCGCTCGGCGTCGGCCTCCAGTTCGGCGGGCCGTATGTCGGGCTGTTCGCGTGCAAGGAGAAATTCGTCCGCCAGATGCCGGGACGGCTGTGCGGCGAAACGGTCGATGCCGAGGGCAAGCGCGGCTTCGTCCTGACACTGTCGACGCGCGAACAGCATATCCGGCGCGAGAAGGCGACGTCGAATATCTGCACCAACTCGGGCCTGTGCGCGCTGGCGTTCAGCATCCACATGACGTTGCTCGGCGAAAAAGGGCTGCGCGAACTTGCGGCGGTAAACCACGCCAATGCTTGCGTCGCGGCGGAGCGGCTGACGCAGATCCCGGGCGTCGAACTGGTCACGCCCACGTTCTTCAACGAATTCACGCTGAAATTGCCGAAGGAAGCGCGGCCCGTCGTGCGGGCAATGGCCGACAAGGGCGTGCTCGGCGGCGTGTCGCTGGGGCGGCTCTATCCCGACGGCGGGGGTATCGAGAACGGCCTCGTCGTCGCGGTGACCGAAACGGTGAGCGCCGAGGATATCGAGACATTTGCCGCAACGTTGACAGAAGCGTTGGGGGCGGAGGCACTGGCATGA
- the thrB gene encoding homoserine kinase has product MAVYTVVTAEALTDLLKRYNVGTLVSAKGIAEGVENTNYLVDTTEGRFILTLYEKRVNEAELPFFLSLTDHLADRGLAVPRAIADRDGLQLQNVAGRPACLIQFLPGFSVSEPTPAQAHAAGTALGDMHSALAGFAGQRPNALGLADWHTLAGRCGSDLDGIAPGLGQRVADELDWLDRHWPRDLATSVIHADLFPDNVLMRGDTVGGIIDFYFACTEVRAWDVAVTHAAWSFDHDGRGYRAEIGDAIIAGYRTVHGLTANEEAAFPALARGACLRFLLTRAWDWLNTPADALVTRKDPLAFLRRLDHYAAQ; this is encoded by the coding sequence GTGGCCGTCTATACGGTTGTTACCGCCGAAGCGCTGACCGATCTGCTCAAGCGCTATAATGTCGGCACGCTCGTTTCTGCCAAGGGCATCGCCGAAGGGGTCGAGAATACCAATTACCTGGTCGATACGACCGAGGGGCGGTTCATCCTCACGCTCTACGAAAAGCGCGTTAATGAAGCGGAACTGCCGTTTTTCCTGTCGCTGACCGACCATCTCGCCGATCGCGGCCTCGCTGTCCCGCGCGCCATTGCCGATCGCGACGGCCTGCAGTTGCAGAATGTCGCGGGGCGGCCCGCCTGTCTGATCCAGTTTCTGCCCGGCTTCTCGGTGAGCGAACCGACACCGGCTCAGGCGCATGCGGCGGGCACCGCGCTCGGCGACATGCATAGCGCGCTTGCCGGCTTTGCGGGACAACGGCCCAATGCGCTGGGCCTTGCCGACTGGCATACGCTGGCCGGGCGATGCGGCAGCGATCTCGACGGCATCGCGCCCGGGCTGGGCCAGCGCGTTGCCGACGAACTCGACTGGCTCGACCGGCATTGGCCGCGCGATCTGGCAACCTCGGTCATCCACGCCGACCTGTTTCCCGACAATGTCCTGATGCGTGGCGACACTGTCGGCGGCATTATCGATTTCTATTTTGCCTGCACCGAAGTGCGCGCATGGGACGTGGCGGTAACACATGCGGCGTGGAGCTTCGACCATGACGGACGCGGCTACCGGGCCGAGATCGGCGATGCGATTATCGCGGGGTATCGGACCGTCCACGGCCTGACCGCGAATGAGGAAGCCGCTTTTCCTGCTCTTGCGCGTGGCGCCTGCCTCCGCTTCCTGCTAACCCGCGCCTGGGACTGGCTCAACACGCCCGCCGATGCGCTCGTCACGCGCAAAGACCCCCTCGCCTTTCTGCGCCGCCTTGATCACTACGCCGCGCAATGA
- the proS gene encoding proline--tRNA ligase → MKHALSVTRATDFAAWYQDVIKEADLAEESGVRGCMVIRPWGYGMWERIQKLMDAEIKKAGVENCYFPLFIPLSYFEKEADHVEGFAKEMAVVTHHRLIADGAGKLIPDPGSKLEEPLVVRPTSETVIGAAMARWVQSWRDLPLMINQWANVVRWEMRTRMFLRTSEFLWQEGHTAHADKGDAMAETLRALEMYRAFAEGPLAMPVIAGEKPEHERFPGADATYSIEAMMQDGKALQAGTSHYLGTTFAEAAGIRYQDKDGGQALCHTTSWGVSTRLIGGVIMTHGDDDGLRCPPQIAPWQVVIVPMLRDGPEDEAVLDYCRALHRDLSAQAAFGEPVRVLLDTKANKASNKRWAWVKKGAPLIVEVGPRDVGEGKAAVLRRDRLYGEGGKLATAFTPRDAFVAEAAATLADIERSLHSEATARRDAAIVPVTSWAEIEAYFAGNEDAVKGWVSCGWSRPTGAALEDVVKRLKALKLTARNTPLGGAAPTGACVFTGEATVEMILIGRTY, encoded by the coding sequence ATGAAACACGCACTTTCCGTCACCCGCGCCACCGATTTCGCTGCCTGGTATCAGGACGTCATCAAGGAGGCCGACCTCGCCGAGGAAAGCGGCGTGCGCGGGTGCATGGTCATTCGCCCCTGGGGCTATGGGATGTGGGAACGCATCCAGAAGCTGATGGACGCCGAGATCAAGAAGGCGGGCGTCGAGAACTGCTATTTCCCGCTGTTCATCCCGCTCAGCTATTTCGAGAAAGAAGCCGACCATGTCGAGGGCTTCGCCAAGGAAATGGCGGTCGTCACCCACCACCGCTTGATCGCGGACGGCGCGGGCAAGCTCATTCCCGATCCGGGTTCGAAACTGGAGGAGCCGCTGGTCGTCCGCCCCACGTCGGAAACCGTGATCGGTGCGGCGATGGCCCGCTGGGTGCAGTCGTGGCGCGACCTGCCGCTGATGATCAACCAATGGGCGAACGTCGTGCGCTGGGAAATGCGGACGCGGATGTTCCTGCGGACGAGCGAATTCCTGTGGCAGGAAGGACATACCGCGCACGCCGACAAGGGCGATGCGATGGCCGAGACGCTGCGCGCGCTCGAAATGTATCGCGCCTTTGCGGAAGGGCCGCTGGCGATGCCGGTGATTGCGGGCGAAAAGCCCGAGCACGAACGCTTTCCCGGTGCCGATGCGACCTACAGCATCGAGGCGATGATGCAGGACGGCAAAGCGCTGCAGGCGGGCACCTCGCATTATCTCGGCACGACCTTCGCCGAGGCCGCGGGCATCCGCTACCAGGACAAGGATGGCGGACAGGCGCTGTGCCACACGACGAGCTGGGGCGTCAGCACGCGGCTGATCGGCGGGGTCATCATGACGCACGGCGACGATGACGGGCTACGCTGCCCGCCGCAGATTGCGCCTTGGCAGGTGGTGATCGTGCCGATGCTGCGCGACGGGCCGGAGGACGAGGCGGTGCTCGACTATTGCCGCGCGCTGCACCGCGACCTGTCGGCGCAGGCCGCGTTCGGCGAGCCGGTGCGCGTGCTGCTCGACACCAAAGCGAACAAGGCGTCGAACAAGCGCTGGGCCTGGGTCAAGAAAGGCGCTCCGCTGATCGTCGAAGTCGGCCCGCGCGATGTCGGCGAGGGCAAGGCGGCCGTGCTGCGCCGCGACCGGCTCTACGGCGAGGGCGGCAAGCTGGCGACGGCGTTCACGCCGCGCGATGCGTTCGTCGCCGAGGCGGCGGCGACGCTGGCCGACATCGAACGGTCGCTCCACAGCGAAGCCACGGCGCGCCGCGACGCCGCCATCGTGCCGGTGACGAGCTGGGCTGAGATCGAAGCGTATTTTGCCGGGAACGAGGACGCGGTGAAGGGCTGGGTCAGCTGCGGCTGGTCACGCCCGACCGGTGCAGCGCTGGAGGATGTGGTGAAGCGGCTGAAAGCACTGAAACTGACCGCGCGGAATACGCCCTTGGGTGGGGCTGCGCCGACAGGGGCATGCGTGTTCACGGGCGAGGCAACGGTCGAGATGATATTGATTGGGCGGACTTATTAA
- the ispH gene encoding 4-hydroxy-3-methylbut-2-enyl diphosphate reductase — MSLADPKPPLNLLIAAPRGFCAGVDRAIHIVELAIEKHGAPVYVRHEIVHNRYVVDTLRAKGAVFVEELDEVPDGAPVVFSAHGVPKSVPEAAQARGLAYLDATCPLVSKVHRQAERLVENDRHIIFVGHRGHPEVIGTFGQVPEGAMTLVETVEDVASLAPANPDSLGFLTQTTLSVDDTNEIVDALKIRFPSIQGPRGEDICYATSNRQESVKAIVPECDKMIVIGSPNSSNSQRLAEVARRSGVPSELVERAGEVDFGWLEGVRTLGITAGASAPEVLVRELVDHLATRFTVTERQVETTVETMSFKLPRGLAA, encoded by the coding sequence ATGAGCCTTGCCGATCCCAAACCGCCCCTCAACCTGCTGATCGCCGCACCGCGCGGATTCTGTGCAGGCGTCGACCGCGCCATCCATATCGTCGAACTCGCCATCGAGAAGCACGGCGCGCCGGTCTATGTCCGGCACGAGATCGTCCACAACCGTTATGTCGTCGACACGTTGCGCGCAAAGGGCGCGGTCTTCGTCGAGGAGCTCGACGAAGTGCCCGATGGCGCGCCCGTGGTGTTTTCGGCGCATGGCGTTCCCAAAAGCGTTCCCGAGGCGGCGCAGGCGCGCGGTCTTGCCTATCTCGATGCAACTTGTCCGTTGGTGTCGAAAGTCCACCGGCAGGCCGAACGGCTTGTCGAGAACGACCGGCACATCATCTTCGTCGGCCATCGCGGCCATCCCGAAGTGATCGGGACGTTCGGGCAGGTGCCAGAGGGTGCGATGACCCTGGTCGAAACCGTGGAGGATGTCGCTTCACTTGCGCCCGCCAACCCCGACTCGCTGGGTTTCCTGACCCAGACGACGCTGTCGGTCGACGATACCAACGAGATCGTGGATGCGCTGAAGATCCGGTTCCCCTCGATCCAGGGACCGCGTGGCGAGGACATTTGCTACGCGACGTCGAACCGACAGGAATCGGTCAAGGCAATCGTCCCCGAATGCGACAAGATGATCGTTATCGGCTCGCCGAACTCGTCGAATTCGCAACGTCTGGCCGAAGTCGCGCGGCGCTCGGGAGTGCCGTCCGAACTCGTCGAGCGCGCGGGCGAAGTCGATTTCGGCTGGCTGGAAGGCGTCCGCACCTTGGGCATCACGGCCGGGGCGTCGGCTCCCGAAGTGCTCGTCCGCGAACTTGTCGACCATCTCGCCACCCGCTTCACCGTGACCGAACGCCAGGTCGAAACCACGGTCGAGACGATGTCGTTCAAACTGCCGCGCGGGCTTGCCGCGTAG
- the gcvPB gene encoding aminomethyl-transferring glycine dehydrogenase subunit GcvPB: MGANDSSDGTPATTTGNRALMLEEALIFEIGGSDTCGVDLSPVPAHTSRLGDLSRSRPIGLPGLSEPETVRHYTRLSRQNYGIDLGFFPLGSCTMKHNPRLNEKVARMKGFADIHPLAPISTVQGALAVIHQLAHWLVTLTGMDSVAMSPKAGAHGELCGVLAIRAALEARGDAREVILVPESAHGTNPATAAFAGYRVESIPARDGRVDTDALIAKLGPNVAGVMITNPNTCGLFERDLKIIADAVHAAGGFVYCDGANFNAIVGRVRPGDLGVDAMHINLHKTFSTPHGGGGPGSGPVVFSAALSPFAPLPFVEKDGDDYHLVEEETAQDHHASSFGRMVAFHGQMGMFTRALSYIMSHGADGLRQVSGDAVLNANYILRSLENTLDAPFAGSGPCMHEALFSDDGMAEGFSTLDIAKGLIDEGFHPMTVYFPLVVHGAMLVEPTETESKAGIDQFITALRSVAERAKAGDASLKSAPHFAPRRRLDETLAARKPVLVWKEPELAVAAE; encoded by the coding sequence ATGGGTGCGAACGACAGCAGTGACGGCACTCCGGCGACCACCACGGGCAACCGGGCTTTGATGCTGGAAGAAGCGCTGATCTTCGAGATCGGCGGCAGCGATACCTGCGGCGTCGATTTGTCTCCGGTGCCCGCACACACGTCGCGGCTGGGCGACCTGTCGCGCAGCCGCCCCATCGGCTTGCCGGGTCTGTCCGAACCCGAAACCGTCCGCCACTACACCCGCCTGTCGCGCCAGAATTACGGGATCGACCTCGGTTTCTTCCCGCTCGGCAGCTGCACGATGAAGCACAACCCGCGCTTGAACGAAAAGGTCGCGCGGATGAAGGGGTTTGCCGACATCCACCCGCTTGCCCCCATCTCGACGGTGCAGGGCGCGCTGGCGGTCATCCATCAGCTCGCGCATTGGCTGGTCACGCTGACCGGCATGGATTCGGTCGCGATGTCGCCCAAGGCGGGCGCGCATGGCGAGCTATGCGGCGTGCTCGCGATCCGCGCGGCGCTTGAGGCACGCGGCGATGCGCGCGAAGTCATTCTGGTGCCCGAAAGCGCACACGGCACCAACCCGGCGACGGCGGCGTTCGCGGGCTACCGCGTCGAGAGCATTCCGGCGCGCGACGGGCGGGTCGATACCGACGCGCTGATCGCCAAGCTCGGGCCGAATGTCGCGGGGGTGATGATCACCAACCCCAACACCTGCGGGCTGTTCGAGCGCGACCTGAAGATCATTGCGGACGCCGTCCATGCGGCGGGCGGGTTCGTCTATTGCGACGGCGCAAACTTCAACGCGATCGTCGGTCGCGTGCGGCCGGGCGACCTCGGCGTCGATGCAATGCACATCAACCTGCACAAGACGTTCAGCACCCCGCACGGCGGCGGCGGGCCGGGGTCGGGGCCGGTGGTGTTCAGCGCAGCGCTCAGCCCGTTCGCGCCGCTGCCCTTCGTCGAGAAAGATGGCGACGACTATCATCTGGTCGAGGAAGAAACCGCGCAGGACCACCACGCCTCCTCCTTCGGGCGCATGGTCGCGTTCCACGGACAGATGGGCATGTTCACCCGCGCGCTCAGCTATATCATGAGCCACGGCGCGGACGGCCTGCGGCAGGTGTCGGGCGATGCGGTGCTCAACGCCAACTACATTTTGCGCAGTCTGGAGAACACGCTCGACGCGCCGTTCGCGGGCAGCGGGCCGTGCATGCACGAGGCGCTGTTCAGCGACGATGGCATGGCCGAGGGATTCAGCACGCTCGATATCGCCAAGGGGCTGATCGACGAGGGTTTCCACCCGATGACCGTCTATTTCCCGCTCGTCGTCCACGGCGCGATGCTGGTCGAACCGACCGAAACCGAGAGCAAGGCCGGGATTGATCAGTTCATCACGGCGCTGCGGAGTGTGGCGGAGCGGGCGAAAGCAGGCGACGCCTCGCTGAAATCCGCCCCGCACTTCGCGCCAAGGCGGCGGCTGGATGAGACGCTGGCCGCGCGCAAGCCGGTGCTGGTGTGGAAAGAACCGGAGCTGGCTGTGGCGGCGGAGTAG
- the gcvH gene encoding glycine cleavage system protein GcvH, with product MMRYFTEDHEWIDVADSGETATVGITDYAQGQLGDIVFVELPASGTRLTKGGDAAVVESVKAASDVYAPVSGTVSEGNPSLEGEPALVNTAAETDGWFFTLVLDDRSELEGLMDEAAYKAFVDSL from the coding sequence CTGATGCGCTATTTCACCGAAGACCATGAATGGATCGACGTTGCCGACAGCGGCGAGACCGCGACGGTCGGGATCACCGACTACGCACAGGGCCAACTCGGCGACATCGTCTTCGTCGAACTGCCCGCGAGCGGCACGCGGCTGACCAAGGGAGGCGATGCGGCGGTGGTCGAATCGGTCAAAGCCGCGTCGGACGTCTATGCGCCGGTCAGCGGCACGGTGAGCGAAGGCAACCCCAGCCTCGAAGGCGAACCCGCGCTGGTCAACACGGCGGCGGAAACCGACGGCTGGTTCTTCACGCTGGTGCTCGATGACAGGAGCGAGCTGGAGGGCTTGATGGATGAGGCGGCGTACAAGGCGTTCGTGGATTCACTATAG